One window of the Catenulispora sp. MAP5-51 genome contains the following:
- a CDS encoding ABC transporter permease, protein MGAFIVRRLVNYLILTVVATSLAWLLAQLAFSPVDNYLGKHPQPTHQVIMNELSLRNVNPETPMWDRYIHWARGVLHGDFGVAALGESVGGDFSAKAGVTMRLVAASTVTSAIAGVSLGVWAAVRQYKFTDRFVVTASFVLLATPVYVMAILLEIGANALNNALGFTLFSYNNEYDSNAPHGIANLLSRLDHLILPTIVLTLVVMSGYTLYQRNTMLDVLNSDFLKTARSKGLTKGQAVRRHGVRTAVIPVMTLVSYGAVLSFTGAVFTETIFGWHGLGEYLVDVIGQQDVNGVTALAAFTAVLVLVAGMLSDVVSAALDPRVRL, encoded by the coding sequence ATGGGCGCGTTCATAGTCCGCAGGCTGGTCAACTATCTCATTCTTACGGTGGTGGCCACCTCGCTGGCCTGGCTCCTGGCGCAGCTGGCCTTCAGCCCGGTCGACAACTACCTGGGCAAACATCCGCAGCCCACGCATCAGGTCATCATGAACGAGCTGAGCCTGCGCAACGTCAATCCCGAGACGCCGATGTGGGACCGGTACATCCACTGGGCCCGGGGGGTCCTCCACGGCGACTTCGGGGTCGCCGCTCTCGGCGAGTCGGTCGGCGGCGATTTCAGCGCCAAGGCCGGCGTCACCATGCGGCTGGTTGCCGCCAGCACTGTCACCTCCGCCATAGCCGGAGTCAGCCTGGGCGTCTGGGCCGCGGTCCGGCAGTACAAGTTCACTGACCGGTTTGTCGTGACAGCCTCCTTCGTCCTCCTCGCCACCCCCGTCTATGTAATGGCGATCCTCCTGGAGATCGGGGCCAACGCCCTCAACAACGCCTTGGGCTTCACGCTCTTCTCCTACAACAACGAGTACGACTCGAACGCGCCGCACGGCATCGCGAACCTCCTGAGCCGGCTGGACCACCTGATCCTGCCCACCATCGTGCTGACCCTGGTCGTCATGTCCGGATACACGCTCTATCAGCGCAACACGATGCTCGACGTGCTGAACAGCGACTTCCTCAAGACCGCGCGGTCCAAAGGCCTGACCAAGGGGCAAGCCGTCCGTCGCCACGGCGTGCGCACAGCCGTCATCCCTGTCATGACCCTGGTCTCCTACGGTGCCGTCCTCAGCTTCACCGGAGCGGTCTTCACCGAGACGATCTTCGGCTGGCACGGGCTCGGCGAGTACCTCGTGGACGTCATCGGACAGCAGGACGTGAACGGCGTGACCGCGCTGGCGGCGTTCACCGCCGTCCTCGTGCTCGTCGCCGGAATGCTCTCCGACGTGGTCAGTGCCGCCCTCGATCCGAGGGTCCGACTGTGA